The proteins below are encoded in one region of Geobacter sp.:
- a CDS encoding transposase, with protein sequence ARIARVIVPGLPHHVTQRGNRRQQTFFCDDDYQAYLELMAEWCGKYQVQIWAYCLMPNHVHLIAVPETEEGLARAIGEAHRRYTRRINFREKWRGHLWQERFASFPMDERYLLAAARYVEMNPVAADKVALPGEYRWSSAAAHLAGNDDQLVKVKPLLDIVSDWKGFLGLTDEEELALLKKHERSGRPLGEVSFVERLEGELERLLRPAKRGPKPRGK encoded by the coding sequence GCACGCATCGCACGAGTAATAGTTCCCGGACTTCCGCACCACGTCACGCAACGCGGCAATCGTCGCCAACAGACCTTTTTTTGTGATGATGATTATCAGGCCTATCTGGAGTTAATGGCCGAATGGTGCGGCAAATATCAGGTTCAGATCTGGGCTTATTGCCTGATGCCGAATCATGTTCATCTCATTGCCGTTCCCGAAACGGAAGAAGGGCTGGCGCGAGCGATTGGCGAAGCTCACCGCCGATACACCAGAAGGATCAATTTCCGGGAGAAATGGCGCGGGCATCTCTGGCAGGAACGTTTCGCATCGTTTCCCATGGACGAAAGATATTTGCTCGCCGCTGCCCGCTATGTGGAAATGAATCCCGTTGCTGCCGACAAGGTCGCCCTTCCCGGAGAGTATCGCTGGAGCAGTGCCGCTGCCCATCTTGCCGGGAACGATGATCAGCTCGTAAAGGTCAAGCCGCTGTTGGACATTGTAAGTGACTGGAAGGGATTCCTGGGTCTGACGGATGAAGAGGAGCTGGCCTTGCTGAAGAAACACGAGCGTAGCGGCCGGCCGCTTGGGGAAGTATCGTTTGTCGAGCGCTTGGAGGGAGAGCTGGAGCGCCTGCTTCGGCCGGCGAAGAGAGGACCGAAACCAAGGGGAAAATAG
- a CDS encoding trimeric intracellular cation channel family protein produces MTLLYTFDLLGTAAFAASGALAGIRRDMDIFGVLVLGLVTATGGGTLRDLLLGDNPPFIFKDETYLYLSVAVSILVFIFHHHLEFLTHPLTYFDAFGLGTFVVIGTYKAIEYRLGFFGAVMMGVMTATAGGMLRDLLSAKVPMVLQREVYASACLAGGALLYLLQLTAMPPDFIALLSASTVIILRLLASRYNWSLPRAPGSP; encoded by the coding sequence ATGACTTTGCTCTATACCTTTGACCTTTTGGGAACTGCTGCTTTTGCCGCATCAGGGGCTCTGGCCGGGATTCGCCGAGACATGGATATCTTTGGTGTCCTGGTACTGGGTCTTGTTACCGCTACTGGCGGCGGTACGCTGCGTGATCTATTGCTGGGCGACAACCCGCCTTTTATCTTTAAGGACGAGACATACCTCTACCTTTCGGTCGCAGTTTCCATATTGGTATTTATCTTTCACCACCACCTGGAATTCCTCACCCATCCATTAACCTATTTCGATGCTTTCGGACTAGGCACTTTTGTGGTGATCGGTACCTACAAGGCCATTGAATATAGGTTGGGGTTTTTCGGCGCTGTTATGATGGGAGTGATGACTGCTACAGCTGGAGGAATGCTCCGTGACCTGCTTTCAGCTAAAGTGCCAATGGTTCTGCAGAGGGAGGTATATGCTTCTGCCTGTCTTGCCGGTGGAGCCTTGCTTTACTTGCTGCAACTGACTGCAATGCCGCCAGACTTTATAGCGCTGCTTTCAGCCTCAACAGTTATTATCCTGCGATTGTTGGCGTCAAGATACAACTGGTCGTTACCGCGGGCGCCAGGGTCACCCTGA
- a CDS encoding deaminase: MRKVIIGAMVSLDGVMQAPGGPLEDPTMGFNHGGWVAPLVDAVFGEEIGKMFSEPFDLLLGRKTYEIFAAHWPYAEGGPDDSIARTFNSVTKYVATRKGLDLTWKDSLPLGEAATDVARLKQEEGPPLLTQGSTDLLQTLLAHDLVDQINLFTFPIVLGQGKKLFGVGSRAAAFRLIASRTSPNGILIAQYVRNGAVKTGDFAMDPPTPAEVERREKMSREG; encoded by the coding sequence GTGAGAAAAGTTATTATCGGAGCAATGGTTTCTTTGGACGGCGTCATGCAGGCGCCCGGCGGCCCCCTTGAAGACCCTACCATGGGATTCAACCACGGCGGCTGGGTAGCGCCACTGGTGGACGCCGTGTTCGGCGAAGAGATCGGCAAGATGTTCAGTGAGCCCTTCGATCTCCTGCTCGGCCGGAAGACCTACGAGATCTTCGCGGCGCACTGGCCCTATGCCGAGGGTGGGCCCGACGATTCCATCGCCAGGACGTTCAATTCGGTCACGAAGTATGTTGCGACCCGGAAGGGCCTGGATCTGACGTGGAAGGACTCGCTTCCCCTCGGTGAGGCAGCGACGGATGTGGCCAGGCTGAAACAGGAGGAGGGGCCACCGCTTCTTACTCAAGGCAGCACCGACCTGCTCCAAACGCTGCTTGCGCATGATCTCGTCGATCAGATCAACCTTTTTACATTCCCGATCGTCCTCGGGCAGGGCAAGAAGTTGTTCGGCGTCGGCTCAAGAGCAGCGGCGTTTCGGCTGATTGCCAGCCGAACGTCGCCCAATGGCATCCTGATAGCGCAATATGTACGCAACGGTGCAGTAAAGACCGGGGATTTCGCCATGGACCCACCCACCCCGGCAGAAGTCGAACGCCGCGAAAAAATGAGCCGAGAAGGCTAG
- a CDS encoding DHA2 family efflux MFS transporter permease subunit produces MNGAAQEWRPAANPWIIASAVMLATFMEVLDTTIVSVALPHVAGSLSASTDEATWTLTSYLVSNAIILPASGWLARRFGRKRFLLACIVLFTCSSLVCGLATSLGMLVLARVVQGIGGGALQPISQAILLESFPPEKRGMAMAAFALGVVVAPILGPTLGGWLTDNYSWRWAFYINIPVGVLAVVMINAVVEDPPYILEGRPGRIDIIGFGLMAVALAALQIILDRGQQDDWFSADWVRWFAAISILSLIAFLVRELTVAEPVVNLRVLRDRNFAVGVVLITMVGVALYSAITLLPIFLQTLMGYSALQSGMAVSPRGAGALMTMPLVGYLSDRVDFRKLIFTGFVIVAASLWWLGAINLEIAMSTIVWPSVFTGVGLAMIFVPLSAVAMGTLPQAEIGNASGIFNLMRNVGGSVGISAVTTMLIRDAQAHQAYMVAHLTPGDIAFGLRTQSLFRFLEGQFGPVDAVHRAEALVYGELQRQAGLWAFVNNFRLLALICLVCAGSVVLFKKVRRRKPMPMH; encoded by the coding sequence ATGAACGGCGCGGCTCAAGAGTGGCGGCCGGCCGCCAACCCCTGGATTATTGCCAGTGCCGTGATGCTGGCCACCTTTATGGAGGTGTTGGACACCACGATCGTGTCAGTGGCGCTCCCCCATGTGGCCGGCAGCCTATCCGCTTCCACCGATGAAGCCACCTGGACCCTCACCAGCTACCTGGTTTCCAATGCCATCATCCTGCCGGCCAGCGGCTGGCTCGCCCGGCGCTTTGGGCGCAAACGCTTCCTTTTGGCCTGTATCGTCCTCTTCACCTGTTCATCCCTGGTCTGCGGCTTGGCCACCTCTCTCGGCATGCTGGTGCTTGCCAGGGTCGTGCAGGGGATCGGCGGCGGTGCCCTCCAGCCGATCTCCCAGGCCATCCTTCTGGAAAGCTTTCCCCCGGAGAAACGGGGCATGGCCATGGCCGCCTTTGCCCTGGGGGTGGTGGTGGCACCGATTCTGGGACCGACTCTGGGGGGGTGGCTCACGGACAACTACAGCTGGCGCTGGGCCTTTTACATCAATATTCCGGTGGGAGTCCTGGCGGTTGTCATGATCAATGCCGTGGTGGAGGATCCACCGTATATCCTGGAGGGGCGCCCGGGCAGGATCGACATTATCGGCTTCGGCCTGATGGCCGTGGCCCTGGCTGCCCTGCAGATCATTCTCGACCGGGGGCAACAGGACGACTGGTTCAGCGCCGACTGGGTCCGTTGGTTCGCCGCCATCAGCATCCTGTCATTGATCGCCTTTCTCGTCCGGGAACTGACGGTTGCGGAACCGGTGGTCAACCTCCGAGTGCTGCGTGACCGGAACTTTGCGGTGGGGGTCGTGCTGATCACCATGGTGGGGGTGGCCCTGTACAGCGCCATCACCCTGCTGCCGATCTTTCTCCAGACCTTGATGGGCTATTCGGCCCTCCAGAGCGGCATGGCGGTAAGCCCCCGAGGCGCCGGGGCGCTCATGACCATGCCGCTGGTCGGCTACCTCTCCGACAGGGTCGATTTTCGCAAGCTCATCTTCACCGGATTCGTCATCGTCGCCGCATCCCTCTGGTGGCTGGGCGCCATCAACCTGGAGATCGCCATGAGCACCATTGTCTGGCCGAGTGTCTTCACCGGTGTGGGGCTGGCCATGATCTTCGTGCCGCTCTCGGCCGTGGCCATGGGCACCCTCCCCCAGGCAGAGATAGGTAACGCCAGCGGAATCTTCAACCTGATGCGCAATGTGGGGGGGAGTGTCGGCATCTCCGCGGTCACCACCATGCTGATCCGGGATGCCCAGGCTCACCAGGCATACATGGTGGCGCACCTGACACCCGGCGATATTGCCTTTGGCCTTCGCACTCAATCGCTGTTCCGTTTTCTGGAGGGACAGTTCGGCCCGGTGGATGCGGTTCACCGGGCAGAGGCGCTGGTATACGGCGAACTGCAGCGTCAGGCGGGTCTCTGGGCCTTTGTCAACAATTTCCGGCTGTTGGCGTTGATCTGCCTGGTCTGCGCCGGTTCGGTCGTGCTGTTCAAGAAAGTGCGGAGAAGAAAACCGATGCCGATGCACTGA
- a CDS encoding HlyD family efflux transporter periplasmic adaptor subunit yields the protein MDMKNNQEPHENKAETKQERVMRRVSSWRFLASLVAVGVVAGGIWWWYASGWESTDDAQIDGHINPVSARISGQVTTVNFEDNQVVKAGALLVQIDRTDYQVALGRAEAMYANALAAAKAARVSVPITATTTASQLATARAKMEHARAGVTAAERQLEVSRAQLREAEAGNTRDQADLGRYKTLFGSGVVSLQDYDQAVARATESAATVDAGKATLKAVTQQVAQARDTLTQAEADLRTALTAPQQVVVSRAREESAEAAVKQAKSALEQARLNLGYTSIMAPVDGVVGKKAVEKGQYVQPGQQLFVIVPLNDIWVTANFKENQLRRMRSGQPARISVDAYNRTYAGHVTSIGGASGSRFSLFPPENATGNYVKVVQRIPVRIDLDRGQDREHLLRPGMSVVPRVRVR from the coding sequence ATGGATATGAAAAACAATCAAGAACCCCATGAAAACAAGGCTGAAACAAAACAGGAGCGGGTGATGCGCCGGGTGAGTTCATGGCGTTTTCTGGCCAGCCTGGTGGCAGTCGGCGTCGTTGCCGGGGGCATCTGGTGGTGGTATGCATCCGGCTGGGAGAGCACCGACGATGCCCAGATCGACGGACACATCAACCCTGTCAGCGCCCGCATCAGCGGCCAGGTCACCACCGTGAACTTCGAGGATAACCAGGTGGTCAAGGCGGGCGCACTCCTGGTTCAGATCGACCGGACCGATTACCAGGTGGCCCTGGGCCGGGCTGAGGCCATGTACGCCAATGCCCTGGCAGCAGCCAAGGCTGCCAGGGTGTCGGTTCCGATTACCGCCACCACCACAGCGAGCCAACTGGCGACGGCCCGAGCGAAGATGGAGCATGCCAGGGCCGGCGTCACGGCCGCAGAGCGGCAACTGGAGGTGAGCCGGGCCCAGCTCCGGGAAGCGGAGGCCGGCAATACCCGCGATCAGGCCGACCTTGGCCGGTACAAAACGCTCTTTGGCAGCGGAGTGGTGTCGCTCCAGGATTACGACCAGGCAGTGGCCAGGGCCACGGAATCAGCGGCAACGGTGGATGCGGGCAAGGCAACCCTCAAGGCGGTGACCCAGCAGGTGGCCCAGGCCAGGGACACCCTGACCCAGGCCGAGGCTGACCTCCGGACCGCCCTGACGGCGCCGCAGCAGGTGGTTGTTTCCCGGGCCCGGGAGGAGAGTGCGGAGGCCGCTGTCAAACAGGCCAAGTCGGCATTGGAACAGGCCCGTCTCAACCTTGGCTATACCAGCATCATGGCGCCGGTGGACGGTGTGGTGGGCAAAAAAGCGGTGGAAAAGGGGCAATACGTCCAGCCGGGGCAGCAGCTCTTCGTCATCGTGCCGCTGAACGACATCTGGGTCACTGCCAACTTCAAGGAAAACCAGCTCAGGCGTATGCGGTCCGGACAGCCGGCCCGCATAAGCGTGGATGCCTACAACAGGACCTATGCCGGCCATGTGACGAGCATCGGCGGCGCCAGCGGCTCCCGCTTTTCCCTCTTTCCCCCTGAAAACGCCACCGGCAACTACGTGAAGGTGGTGCAGCGCATCCCGGTGCGGATCGATCTGGACCGGGGGCAGGACCGCGAGCATCTCCTGCGGCCGGGGATGTCGGTGGTGCCGCGGGTGCGGGTGCGATGA
- a CDS encoding MFS transporter — protein sequence MNPNAPIPGRRLALAILLAVNLLNYIDRQVLYAVFPLIKADLQLSDTALGLLGSAFMLCYMVTAPLFGWIGDRGSRVRLAAGGLVAWSLATAGAGFARSYATLLAARSAVGIGEASFGTVSPGLLADFFPLERRGRALAYFYLAIPVGSALGYLFGGVVGQHLGWQKAFLLAGIPGLLLALPLSRLREPVRLAAATSDRSSDRNYRALLRNRSFLTATLAMAAMTFALGGLAQWVPSFLNRVHGLDVARGNTLFGGITVLAGIAGTLTGGWLGDRIQARRSSGYLLVSGWGFILGAPITAAAIATHNLAICLGAIFLAEFFLFLNTGPLNTVIVNVSPPGMRAMAFAVNIFIIHALGDAISPAIIGRLSDAFGLRSALLITPVAITVAASFCFLCCRWISGDTRRTGENLTD from the coding sequence ATGAACCCGAATGCACCGATCCCCGGCCGCAGGCTGGCCCTGGCGATCCTCCTGGCCGTCAACCTGCTCAACTATATCGATCGCCAGGTGCTCTATGCCGTCTTCCCCCTGATCAAGGCCGACCTGCAGCTGTCCGACACCGCACTGGGGCTTTTGGGGAGCGCCTTCATGCTCTGCTACATGGTGACGGCGCCGCTGTTCGGCTGGATCGGCGACCGGGGCAGCCGGGTCCGGCTCGCTGCGGGCGGGCTGGTGGCCTGGAGCCTGGCAACGGCGGGGGCCGGCTTCGCCCGGAGCTACGCCACGCTGCTCGCTGCCCGCAGCGCCGTGGGGATCGGCGAGGCGAGCTTCGGCACGGTCTCGCCGGGACTCCTGGCCGATTTTTTCCCCCTTGAACGCCGGGGCCGGGCACTGGCTTACTTCTACCTGGCGATCCCCGTCGGCAGCGCCCTCGGCTACCTGTTTGGCGGCGTTGTCGGCCAGCACCTGGGATGGCAGAAGGCGTTCCTTTTGGCCGGCATTCCGGGGCTGCTGCTGGCCCTCCCCCTTTCCAGGCTGCGCGAGCCCGTCCGCTTAGCTGCCGCGACCAGCGACCGTTCGTCCGACCGCAACTACCGTGCGCTGTTGCGCAACCGCTCGTTTCTCACCGCCACGCTGGCCATGGCCGCCATGACCTTTGCCCTGGGCGGGCTGGCCCAGTGGGTGCCGTCGTTCCTCAACCGGGTCCACGGCCTCGATGTGGCCAGGGGGAACACCCTTTTCGGCGGGATTACCGTGCTGGCCGGGATCGCCGGCACCCTGACCGGCGGCTGGCTCGGCGACCGCATCCAGGCCCGGCGGTCGAGCGGCTACCTGCTCGTTTCCGGCTGGGGCTTCATCCTGGGCGCGCCCATAACCGCAGCGGCCATCGCCACCCACAACCTGGCCATCTGCCTCGGCGCCATCTTCCTGGCCGAATTCTTCCTCTTTCTCAATACCGGGCCACTCAACACGGTCATCGTCAATGTCTCGCCGCCGGGCATGCGGGCCATGGCCTTTGCCGTCAATATCTTCATCATCCATGCCCTGGGAGACGCCATCTCTCCTGCCATTATCGGCAGGCTGTCCGATGCCTTCGGCCTGCGCAGTGCCCTCCTGATCACCCCCGTGGCTATCACCGTTGCCGCCTCGTTCTGTTTTCTCTGCTGCCGCTGGATCTCCGGCGACACCCGACGTACGGGCGAGAACCTGACTGATTGA
- a CDS encoding SUMF1/EgtB/PvdO family nonheme iron enzyme: protein MASLLVAVPAFGVQARKGASVGKPVPQVSALKAGAGLRDRLRDGSEGPELVVVAAGSFRMGAVHGGGDSDEKPVHQVTIPSAFAIGRFEVTFAEYDRFCVATGREKPKDGRRYIPFSNWGRDRRPVMNVTWDDAIAYTRWLSEQTGHRYRLPSEAEWEYAAKAGSEDRFWWGFNAGEKRANCKGCGSEWDGKKTAPVGSFAPSPFGLYDTAGNVWEWCQDRWHETYEGAPADGRAWETGDDPRRVQRGGSFGSKPRYIRSSARGRGKPTDRYVYLGFRVVRELGPVSR, encoded by the coding sequence ATGGCATCCCTCTTGGTAGCCGTCCCTGCTTTCGGGGTGCAGGCCCGCAAAGGGGCGTCGGTCGGAAAGCCGGTGCCGCAGGTATCGGCACTGAAGGCCGGTGCCGGATTGCGCGATCGTCTCAGGGACGGCAGCGAAGGGCCCGAGCTGGTGGTCGTCGCGGCGGGCAGCTTCCGGATGGGCGCCGTGCACGGAGGTGGGGACAGCGACGAAAAACCGGTGCACCAGGTGACCATCCCCAGCGCCTTTGCCATCGGCCGCTTTGAGGTGACCTTTGCCGAGTATGACCGCTTCTGCGTGGCAACGGGACGGGAAAAGCCGAAGGATGGCCGCCGCTACATCCCCTTCTCCAACTGGGGACGCGACCGGAGGCCGGTCATGAACGTTACCTGGGATGATGCCATTGCCTACACCCGCTGGCTCTCCGAGCAGACCGGCCATCGCTACCGCCTCCCCAGCGAAGCCGAGTGGGAATATGCCGCCAAGGCCGGCAGCGAGGACCGATTCTGGTGGGGATTCAATGCGGGGGAAAAGCGGGCCAACTGCAAGGGGTGTGGCAGCGAGTGGGACGGCAAGAAGACGGCGCCGGTCGGGTCTTTTGCCCCCAGCCCCTTTGGCCTGTACGACACTGCGGGCAATGTCTGGGAATGGTGCCAGGACCGCTGGCACGAAACCTACGAAGGGGCGCCGGCCGACGGCCGGGCCTGGGAAACCGGCGACGACCCGCGCCGGGTCCAGCGCGGCGGCTCGTTCGGCAGCAAGCCGCGCTATATCCGCTCATCGGCCCGTGGACGCGGCAAACCGACCGATCGCTACGTCTATCTCGGTTTCCGGGTGGTGCGGGAGCTGGGACCGGTCAGTCGATAA
- the aroF gene encoding 3-deoxy-7-phosphoheptulonate synthase: MLIVMHHKAGSKQIEAVVKAVAVLGLTAAPIPGSERTAIGVLGNKGYVDDSTIRDLPGVQEVIHVSKPYKLVSRDFHPRNTVVRVGDVEIGEGRCPVVVAGPCAVESEEQIVKTAKAVKKAGALLLRGGAFKPRTGPHTFQGLREEGLLLLAKAGRMTGLPIVTEVMSPDTVGLVAEHADLLQVGARNMQNFDLLRELGRIRKPVLLKRGMSATLEEFLAAAEYILDEGNHNVILCERGIRTFETATRNTLDLSVVPLAKELSHLPIMVDPSHATGKRSLVSPMAKAALVAGAHGVLVEVHPEPEKALSDGPQSLTFAGFERLMEEVRRLNAFLGFPEKAT; encoded by the coding sequence GTGCTCATTGTCATGCACCACAAAGCGGGGAGCAAGCAGATCGAGGCGGTTGTCAAGGCGGTGGCGGTATTGGGGCTCACCGCGGCACCCATTCCCGGCAGCGAACGGACCGCAATCGGCGTTCTCGGCAACAAGGGGTATGTGGACGACTCCACCATCCGCGACCTGCCGGGGGTGCAGGAGGTGATCCACGTCTCCAAGCCGTACAAGCTGGTTTCCCGCGACTTTCACCCGCGCAACACGGTGGTGCGGGTCGGTGACGTGGAGATCGGCGAGGGGCGCTGCCCGGTGGTGGTTGCCGGCCCCTGCGCGGTGGAGAGCGAAGAGCAGATCGTGAAGACCGCCAAGGCGGTGAAGAAGGCCGGAGCCCTTCTCCTGCGCGGCGGCGCCTTCAAGCCGCGAACCGGTCCCCACACCTTCCAGGGGTTGCGCGAGGAGGGGCTGCTCCTCCTTGCCAAGGCCGGCAGGATGACCGGGCTTCCCATCGTCACCGAGGTGATGAGCCCGGATACGGTGGGGCTGGTGGCCGAACATGCCGACCTGCTCCAGGTGGGTGCCCGCAACATGCAGAATTTCGACCTTCTGCGCGAGCTGGGACGGATCAGAAAGCCGGTCCTGCTGAAGCGGGGGATGAGCGCCACCCTGGAGGAATTCCTTGCCGCGGCCGAGTATATCCTTGACGAGGGGAATCACAACGTCATCCTCTGCGAGCGGGGGATCAGGACCTTTGAGACCGCGACCCGCAATACCCTCGACCTGTCGGTGGTGCCGCTGGCCAAGGAGCTGTCGCACCTTCCGATCATGGTGGACCCGTCCCATGCCACCGGCAAGCGGTCCCTGGTTTCCCCCATGGCAAAGGCCGCGCTGGTTGCCGGTGCGCACGGCGTCCTGGTCGAGGTCCATCCCGAGCCGGAAAAGGCCCTCTCTGACGGCCCCCAGTCGCTCACCTTTGCCGGTTTCGAGCGGCTCATGGAGGAGGTCCGAAGGCTCAACGCCTTCCTGGGATTTCCCGAAAAAGCCACTTGA
- the larB gene encoding nickel pincer cofactor biosynthesis protein LarB, whose protein sequence is MNVKDLKQLLTELRDGDVAIDAAIERLRHLPFEDLGFANVDHHRELRQGCPEVIFGEGKSVGQIERIMTALFAKGNNILVTRIDDEKARTLREHFPTASHHQDARCLTVEANPVEIHGKGTILVISAGTSDIPVAAEAMLTAQLMGNKVEHLYDVGVAGIHRLLARRELLSTATVLIVVAGMEGALPSVVGGLVDRPVIAVPTSVGYGASFGGIAALLGMLNSCAAGVTVVNIDNGFGAGYAASLMNR, encoded by the coding sequence ATGAACGTTAAAGACCTGAAACAGCTCCTGACAGAACTCCGTGACGGCGACGTCGCGATCGATGCGGCCATCGAGCGGCTTCGCCACCTCCCCTTCGAGGACTTAGGCTTTGCCAATGTGGACCACCACCGGGAACTCCGGCAGGGGTGCCCGGAGGTGATCTTCGGCGAAGGGAAGAGCGTCGGCCAGATCGAACGGATCATGACCGCCCTCTTCGCCAAGGGAAACAACATCCTGGTGACCCGCATCGACGACGAAAAGGCCCGGACGCTGCGCGAGCACTTTCCCACGGCCAGCCATCACCAGGACGCCCGCTGCCTGACCGTCGAAGCCAACCCCGTGGAGATCCACGGCAAGGGGACCATCCTGGTGATCTCGGCCGGGACCTCCGACATCCCGGTGGCGGCGGAAGCAATGCTGACGGCCCAGTTGATGGGGAACAAGGTCGAACACCTCTACGACGTGGGGGTAGCGGGGATTCACCGCCTGCTGGCCCGCCGGGAGCTTCTCTCCACGGCAACGGTCCTGATCGTCGTGGCAGGGATGGAGGGGGCGCTCCCCTCGGTGGTTGGCGGTCTGGTGGATCGGCCGGTCATCGCGGTCCCCACGTCGGTCGGCTATGGCGCCTCCTTCGGGGGGATTGCGGCACTTCTCGGCATGCTCAACTCCTGTGCCGCCGGGGTAACGGTAGTGAACATCGATAACGGATTCGGGGCAGGCTACGCAGCCAGTCTCATGAATCGTTGA
- the larC gene encoding nickel pincer cofactor biosynthesis protein LarC: MNILYLDCSAGIAGDMTVAALIDLGAPLQMVSDGLKTLSLPPASFAIGTERTSRGGIAATRFDVSFHEHHHHRYYPDIVALIDASNLAAPVKERSQRIFRRLAEAEALVHGVPLEQVHFHEVGAIDSIVDIVGTAICLDALDVVELYASALPYGRGWVETAHGRLPIPAPATAELMRGLQVADDPLPGEWVTPTGAAIVASLATATGKAPAMRITAVGHGAGSRDCPERPNLLRAVLGEATTTDDEIMVVETHLDDMNPEVLGFVMERLFAEGALDVAFSPLQMKKNRPGTKLTVITPRKGLDRLGRLILTETTAIGLRYYPVERMTLARANEERATSLGTVRVKVITGLDGSNRIAPEFDECRRLAAEAGLPLQEVYRIIERETAGSPKS, translated from the coding sequence ATGAACATTCTCTATCTCGACTGCTCTGCAGGCATTGCGGGAGACATGACCGTCGCAGCCCTGATCGACCTGGGGGCTCCCCTGCAAATGGTGAGCGACGGCCTCAAGACCCTTTCCCTGCCGCCTGCGAGCTTCGCCATCGGCACCGAGCGGACCAGCCGCGGCGGGATCGCCGCCACCCGCTTCGACGTCAGCTTCCACGAGCATCATCACCACCGCTACTATCCCGACATTGTCGCCCTGATCGATGCCAGCAACCTTGCCGCCCCGGTAAAGGAGCGGAGCCAGCGGATCTTCAGGCGGCTCGCCGAAGCAGAGGCGCTGGTCCACGGCGTCCCGCTGGAACAGGTCCACTTCCACGAGGTCGGCGCCATCGACTCCATCGTCGACATCGTCGGCACCGCCATCTGCCTGGACGCCCTGGACGTTGTCGAGCTGTACGCGTCGGCCCTCCCCTATGGCAGGGGCTGGGTCGAGACCGCCCACGGACGCCTGCCGATCCCGGCGCCGGCAACCGCCGAGCTGATGCGGGGGCTGCAGGTAGCCGACGACCCCCTCCCCGGCGAATGGGTCACCCCGACCGGCGCCGCCATTGTCGCCTCCCTGGCCACGGCAACCGGCAAGGCCCCGGCCATGCGCATCACCGCCGTCGGGCATGGCGCGGGCAGCCGGGACTGCCCCGAACGCCCCAACCTGCTCCGGGCCGTCCTGGGCGAGGCCACAACGACTGACGACGAGATCATGGTGGTGGAAACCCACCTGGACGACATGAACCCGGAGGTGCTCGGCTTCGTCATGGAGCGCCTCTTTGCCGAAGGTGCCCTGGACGTGGCATTCTCGCCGCTGCAGATGAAAAAGAACCGGCCGGGCACGAAGCTGACGGTCATCACCCCGCGCAAAGGGCTGGACCGCCTCGGCCGGCTGATCCTCACCGAGACCACCGCCATCGGCCTGCGCTATTACCCGGTGGAACGGATGACCCTGGCACGGGCCAACGAAGAGCGCGCCACCTCGCTGGGGACGGTCCGGGTCAAGGTCATCACCGGCCTCGACGGAAGCAATCGCATCGCTCCGGAATTTGATGAGTGCCGCCGCCTGGCTGCAGAAGCCGGCCTCCCGCTGCAAGAGGTCTACCGCATCATCGAGCGGGAGACGGCAGGTAGTCCGAAATCGTGA